Part of the Microbacterium sp. Clip185 genome is shown below.
GGCATCGGGGTGACCATGCTCACCGGCGACAACGCCCGCACCGCCCGCGCCCTCGCTGCGCAAGCAGGGATCGATGACGTCCGCGCCGAGCTGCGCCCCGAAGACAAGGCCGCCGCGATCGCAGAGTTCGGTGCGAAGGGGCCGGTCGCGATGATCGGCGACGGCATCAACGACGCCCCTGCGCTGGCCGCCGCGGACATCGGTATCGCGATGGGCGCGACGGGCTCCGACGCCGCGATCGAGTCGGCCGACGTGGCCTTCACCGGTCACGACCTGCGGCTTCTCCCGCGCGCGTTCGACCACGCCCGTCGGGGGCGGCACATCATCAACCAGAACATCATCCTGTCGCTGCTGATCATCACCGTGCTGCTCCCGCTGGCCCTGTTCGGCGTCCTGGGCCTCGCCGCCGTGGTCCTGGTGCACGAGATCGCCGAGGTCGTCGTCATCCTCAACGGACTGCGCGCCGCCCGGACTCGGAAGGAGCCGACCGCATGAAGGTCGAACTGCTGCACATCGTCGACTGCCCGAACACGGCAATCGCCGAAGCCAACGCACGCGCGGCGCTGGATGCTCTCGGGCTCGGGGCCGTTCCTGTCGAGCTGGTGACGATCCGAACCGAGGCCGAGGCGGCGAGCACCCAGTTCGGAGGCTCGCCCACGATCCTCCTCGACGACGTCGACCTGTTCCCGACGGCCCCGGTTCGCGCGCTGGCGTGCCGGGTCTACGCGACGGAAAGCGGGTACGCCGGAGCGCCCACGCAGGAGCAGATCGAAGCAGCGATGCGAGGCGCATCCCGGTAGAGCGAGAACGACCGGTGACGCGATCACTGGGTCACACCTCACGGCACAACGGTGTTCGCCGTAAAGTTCGCGGACCCGGAAACACACCGGAGGGGTAGGGCCATTGGCCTCTGCCCCTCCGCTGCTCGCAGCTCCTCAGACGAGCAGTTCGGCGAGGAGGGTCTCGACGCGGGCCTTGATGTCGTCGCGAATCGGGCGCACCGCATCGATGCCCTGCCCCGCCGGGTCGTCGAGCTTCCAGTCCTCGTACCGCTTGCCCGGGAAGAACGGGCAAGCGTCGCCGCAACCCATCGTGATCACCACGTCGGAGGCCTGCACGGCCTCGGTGGTGAGCACCTTGGGCTGTTCGGCGGTGATGTCGATCCCCTCCTCGCGCATCGCCTCGACGGCGACCGGGTTGATCTGGTCGGCGGGCATGGACCCGGCGGAGCGGACCTCGACGCGGTCGCCCGCCAACTCGCGGAGATAGCCGGCGGCCATCTGGGAACGGCCGGCGTTGTGGACGCAGACGAAGAGGACGGAAGGCTTCTGGTCGGTCATGGTTGTTCGCTTCTTTCAGTCGGTGAGGGTGGCGAGGAGGCCGCGGACGCGGCCCTCGATGTCCTGGCGGATCGCTTCGACGCCCTCGGGCGAGGCCAGCGCAGGATCGCCCACGGCCCAGTCCTCATAGCGGACGCCGGGGATGATCGGGCAGACGTCGCCGCAGCCCATCGTGACCACCACGTCTGCGGCGCGCACCGCGTCGTCGGTGAGCGGCTTCGGGAACGCCGTCTCGGCCTCCTGCGCGCCCTCGATCTCGGTGAGCAGCGAGCGCACGTGCGGGTGCACGTCCGACGCCGGGGCGGATCCTGCGGAGCGTGCGACGACGCGGCCGTCGGCGAGCTGGTTGACGATCGCGGCGGCGAGCTGGGAGCGGCCCGCGTTCTGCACGCAGACGAACAACACCTGCGGCACCCCGGCCGAGCGGTCCCGCGTCAGGTCGGCGAGGCGCTGCCGGGCGAACCGCTCGGTCAGCGGGATCATGTGCGCCGTCAGCTTCGCCGAACGCACCAGGCCGGCGTAGGACTCGCGCACGATCGCGATCACGAGGTCCCGGTTCAGCCCGGCCAGCTCGTCCGCGAGCTCCTCCGCGAGCCTGGTGACTCGGGCGTCCATCTGCTGCAGGGCCGCGGTCCGTGCCGCGGTGTCTTCGGGGTCGTCGGTGACGGCCGCGGCGGGAGCGAACGCGTCGAGGAGGGCTGCGACGGCGCGCTGTTTGCCCGGGGCGATGCGGTAGTAGACCCAGGTGCCGCGGCGCTCGGACAGCAGCATCCCGGTCTCCTTCAACACCTTCAAGTGGTGCGAAACGGTCGGCTGCGACACCTCGGCGAGGTCCGCGAGGTCGCACACGCAGGACTCGCCGCGCGGGTCGGTCGCGATCGCGGAGAGCATCCGCAGCCGCAGCGGGTCAGCGAGCGCTTTCAGTGCCCCGGCCACGGTCGTGGCGGCCTCGGTGCCGATCGCGTGCGCCGTGGACGGTGCGCACGCGTCGGCGTCAGAGATGACGGTCGTGTCGGTCATGACGTCCTCGATTCGGTGGCGTAGGGATCGGTGTGGAACCAGGCCTTCGCGGCCCAGAGTGAGACGTAGACCAGGCCCACGAGCACGGGCACTTCGATGAGCGGGCCGACGACCCCGGCCAAGGCCTGGCCGGATGCCGCGCCGAAGGTGCCGATCGCGACCGCGATGGCGAGCTCGAAGTTGTTGCCCGCGGCGGTGAACGCGAGCGTCGTGGAGCGCGCGTAGCCCAGACCGAGTGCCTTGCCCAGCAGGATGCCGGCGAACCACATCAGTGCGAAGTAGACCAGCAGCGGCAGCGCGATCCTGGCGACGTCCATCGGGTGGGAGGTGACCTGTTCGCCCTGCAGGGCGAACAGCAGCACGATCGTGAACAGCAGCCCATAGAGCGCCCACGGCCCGATCCTCGGGAGGAACTTCTCCTCGTACCAGTCGCGCCCCTTGCGCTTCTCGCCGATGAACCGGGACGCGAAGCCCGCGACGAGCGGGATGCCGAGGAACACGAGCACGTTCAAGGCGATCTGCCAGACCGAGATCTCCAGCCCCTGCGCATCCAGCCCCAGCCAGCCCGGCAGCACGGTCAGGTAGAACCAGCCCAGCACCGAGAACATCACGACCTGGAATACCGAGTTGATCGCGACCAGCACCGCGGTCGCCTCCCGGTCACCGCACGCGAGATCGTTCCAGATCACGACCATCGCGATGCAGCGCGCGAGACCCACGATGATCAGCCCGGTCCGGTACTCCGGCAGGTCGGGCAGGAAGATCCACGCGAGCGCGAACATCACCGCGGGCCCCACGAGCCAGTTCAGCACGAGCGAGGAGACAAGAAGCTTCTTGTCGCCCGTGACGGCGGCGACCTTGTCGTAGCGGACCTTCGCGAGCACCGGGTACATCATCACCAGCAGGCCCAGCCCGATCGGGATCGAG
Proteins encoded:
- the arsB gene encoding ACR3 family arsenite efflux transporter, whose protein sequence is MTDTLTRTAPKRLSTLDKWLPLWIGFAMVAGLLLGRFVPALSDALSAMEVGGISIPIGLGLLVMMYPVLAKVRYDKVAAVTGDKKLLVSSLVLNWLVGPAVMFALAWIFLPDLPEYRTGLIIVGLARCIAMVVIWNDLACGDREATAVLVAINSVFQVVMFSVLGWFYLTVLPGWLGLDAQGLEISVWQIALNVLVFLGIPLVAGFASRFIGEKRKGRDWYEEKFLPRIGPWALYGLLFTIVLLFALQGEQVTSHPMDVARIALPLLVYFALMWFAGILLGKALGLGYARSTTLAFTAAGNNFELAIAVAIGTFGAASGQALAGVVGPLIEVPVLVGLVYVSLWAAKAWFHTDPYATESRTS
- a CDS encoding metalloregulator ArsR/SmtB family transcription factor, which gives rise to MTDTTVISDADACAPSTAHAIGTEAATTVAGALKALADPLRLRMLSAIATDPRGESCVCDLADLAEVSQPTVSHHLKVLKETGMLLSERRGTWVYYRIAPGKQRAVAALLDAFAPAAAVTDDPEDTAARTAALQQMDARVTRLAEELADELAGLNRDLVIAIVRESYAGLVRSAKLTAHMIPLTERFARQRLADLTRDRSAGVPQVLFVCVQNAGRSQLAAAIVNQLADGRVVARSAGSAPASDVHPHVRSLLTEIEGAQEAETAFPKPLTDDAVRAADVVVTMGCGDVCPIIPGVRYEDWAVGDPALASPEGVEAIRQDIEGRVRGLLATLTD
- a CDS encoding arsenate reductase ArsC; this encodes MTDQKPSVLFVCVHNAGRSQMAAGYLRELAGDRVEVRSAGSMPADQINPVAVEAMREEGIDITAEQPKVLTTEAVQASDVVITMGCGDACPFFPGKRYEDWKLDDPAGQGIDAVRPIRDDIKARVETLLAELLV